The following DNA comes from Terriglobales bacterium.
AGTGGTCTCCTGCGCCAAGGGTACTTGGTGTTGATTACGCTTCGGAGGAGATCTGGGTCCGGAAAAGACAAATGACCTTCGCCAATCTCCAGGTAACGGTTCCTTCTGCTGAAGACATGCTCGTTCTCTTAGCGATCCATGGCTGGAAGCACAACTGGTCTCGCTTGCTATGGGTTGGCGACATCGCTCAAGTGTTACATGAAGGATTAAATCTGGACGAAGCTTTAGCAATCGCCAGGAAGAATGGCGTTACAAAGATCGTGAAGTTTGCAGTGCTGCTGGCCGCACGTGTGTTTGGAGTCGAGACCGATGCGGTTCCAGAAAGAGCTGCCGTGGAGAAGGAGATTGCTCTCGCACTGCAGCGACTGTCTCGGGCAGAATCCTGCAGCTATTTCGGCTGGCATCGCTCGATGTTGGCGGTACGCGATCGCAATGTTGATCGCCTTCGGCAATTGACGCGCTTCGCATTCACTCCTGGTATCGGTGAATATACGGCGGTAGAACTTCCGCCGTGGGCCTCGGCGGGATACCGCCTGCTGCGAGTGGCGCGCGTCTTACGATTGGTGCCCGGAAAAACTCGCGAGTAGCCCTTGCCTGTTTCGGAGTTCGTTCAACTTTTCCAACGACAGATGTTGTGCCCCAAGCGAAGATTGATCGAACATTCTGATTATCGCCTCGTGGCGCAAGATCTTCGTCTCCCATCGCCAGAATGGTCGTTCTCCAAGTTGCTTCACCGTTATGGAGGTGCGGACCAGGTCACCTTTCTGTAGCGACACTGCTTCGGGCCACGGTAGCAAGCCTTGGCCGTAAACCGTATCGTTCCCGGGCCTGGTACTGAATCCGATCCCGGGTGAAGTCTCGGTGTCAAACCACAAGAGAACCCCATCGCCCTGACCATCGACGACCACTTCGAATTCCAAGATTTGCCGGCAGTCGCAGGTCTCGATCGTGGAGTAGTCGATCCGGCAGAACTCA
Coding sequences within:
- a CDS encoding nucleotidyltransferase family protein translates to MPAQSSVSSDNVFSALVNATANWTPINPSLFEAIDWQLFLRDAHHHRVHPIAFRRVLESKVGESLETSVQVSLRECSQAPTVRSFPLVQELVRILKETRNRHLDVIPYKGPVLAQQYWGDFSLRECSDLDLLVSCREVEAAGHVLDELGYRRVTRIPQHLRPALLRNASEEQFFHPELKILVELQWSPAPRVLGVDYASEEIWVRKRQMTFANLQVTVPSAEDMLVLLAIHGWKHNWSRLLWVGDIAQVLHEGLNLDEALAIARKNGVTKIVKFAVLLAARVFGVETDAVPERAAVEKEIALALQRLSRAESCSYFGWHRSMLAVRDRNVDRLRQLTRFAFTPGIGEYTAVELPPWASAGYRLLRVARVLRLVPGKTRE